Proteins encoded in a region of the Ptychodera flava strain L36383 chromosome 4, AS_Pfla_20210202, whole genome shotgun sequence genome:
- the LOC139131307 gene encoding arylsulfatase B-like: MNWKLVIAVVASLLVVAHAFPKRSAGSSSSAEKKQPHIVFMMSDNSGWADVEWNDPVNVMKTPNMNDLARNGVILNQTYVWVVCTPTRAALMTGYYPYRYGLGHAMIMPAQPMYLTREYKILPEYLKELGYTNYMVGKWHLGFCRWDVTPTYRGFDSFFGIYNPLIEYYSQTVSIFDPVNQLFGLDAGETGLDFQDNTGSMFHHQGTHASEVLNARAVELIERHNPDAPMFLYMSFLLPHFPFQVPDRYRDLYSPTPVPNLQTYRGMISMIDDAIGNITKALKANDMYEDTVIIYIADNGGPWGLGVNWPLRGAVGSPFEGGIRANGFVHSPLLEKKGYVNNGFIHVVDFLPTLVSLAGGEPDPAMDGVNVWGTISKNEKSPRTIAMLHHDTDPISNCTSLRAGGFKIIDGRFDAIRNITLAVDNIRTDNWFAPPELQNPDIPDVEAPKIGTQLFNIEADPRETTNLADSMPEKVAELRQIAAQMTAGSPDPWYPNNVAEVANPNIFFNGTWTPGWC; encoded by the exons ATGAATTGGAAGTTGGTAATAGCGGTCGTCGCCTCACTTTTGGTAGTGGCACACGCCTTCCCGA AGAGGTCCGCTGGCAGCTCCTCATCAGCAG AGAAAAAACAACCGCATATCGTATTCATGATGTCTGATAATTCCG GCTGGGCTGACGTTGAATGGAACGATCCGGTAAACGTTATGAAAACCCCGAATATGAACGACTTGGCGAGAAATGGCGTCATTTTGAACCAGACATACGTATGGGTAGTGTGTACACC AACCAGAGCGGCGTTAATGACAGGCTACTATCCATACAGATATGGTTTGGGT CATGCAATGATTATGCCTGCCCAGCCGATGTATTTGACTAGAGAGTACAAAATCTTGCCTGAATATCTCAAGGAACTTGGATACACCAACTACATGGTGGGAAA ATGGCATCTTGGATTTTGTCGCTGGGATGTTACACCGACATATCGTGGATTCGATTCGTTTTTCGGAATTTACAATCCTTTGATTGAGTACTACTCTCAAACAG TGTCGATCTTTGATCCTGTGAATCAGCTGTTCGGACTGGACGCCGGGGAGACGGGACTCGATTTCCAGGATAACACGGGATCTATGTTCCATCACCAAGGAACCCATGCCAGC GAAGTTCTCAATGCAAGAGCTGTGGAGCTGATCGAAAGACATAACCCAGACGCACCAATGTTCCTGTACATGAGTTTCCTACTGCCCCACTTCCCATTCCAG GTACCGGACCGTTACAGGGATTTGTATTCTCCGACACCTGTGCCAAATCTTCAAACATACCGAG GAATGATATCTATGATAGATGACGCTATCGGGAATATCACCAAGGCGCTGAAGGCAAATGATATGTACGAAGACACAGTAATTATCTATATCGCTGAC AATGGCGGCCCGTGGGGTTTAGGCGTCAATTGGCCTTTGCGTGGTGCTGTTGGAAGCCCCTTTGAGGGCGGTATAAGAGCGAACGGCTTTGTGCACAGTCCACTGTTGGAGAAGAAAGGATATGTGAACAACGG GTTTATCCACGTCGTAGATTTCCTCCCAACACTGGTGTCTTTGGCCGGAGGAGAACCAG ATCCTGCCATGGATGGTGTGAATGTCTGGGGTACTATATCAAAGAACGAGAAATCGCCGAGGACCATAGCAATGTTGCATCATGATACCGATCCGATAAGCAATTGTACCAGCCTCAG AGCCGGAGGTTTCAAGATTATTGATGGAAGATTTGACGCCATAAGAAATATCACGTTGGCAGTTGACAACATACGGACAG ATAACTGGTTTGCCCCGCCGGAATTGCAGAACCCTGATATACCGGACGTGGAAGCGCCAAAGATCGGTACACAGCTTTTCAACATAGAAG CTGACCCACGTGAAACCACCAACTTGGCAGACAGTATGCCAGAGAAGGTTGCAGAACTCCGTCAGATAGCGGCACAGATGACAGCAGGGTCGCCGGACCCATGGTATCCCAACAACGTCGCCGAAGTTGCCAATCCCAACATCTTCTTCAACGGCACCTGGACGCCAGGATGGTGTTAG